Within the Mycobacterium gordonae genome, the region CGCCTGGCTCTCCCCCTCCCGCTGGGCCTACGCCATGGCCGCCTCGACCGTCGATCTTAACGATCTGCGGCGGACCGCCGGCGGAGATCAGGACCCCATGTGGGACTACGACGTCGGTAGCTGGTTGATCGCCGCGGCAGCCTGCGCCGCGCAGGCGGTCGTGCTGGTGGTACTCATCGTGCTGCGGCTCCGGCGCATGGGGCCGCAACGACGGGCCAGGAAGTAACCCCGCCGGGTGACACCGAATACGCTGGTGATGGCCCCCGACTGCATTTTGCGGTTTGCGCCTCTACCAGGAGGTTGTTGATAGTGTCGGCGACGTTGGTTGATTTGGAGGATCAGCGATGAGCGACACGCAGAGTTCGCGCGTCGGGTCGATGTTCGGGCCGTACGAACTCAAGCGGTTGCTGGGCCGCGGTGGGATGGGCGAGGTCTACGAAGCCGAGCACACCGTCAAGGAGTGGACGGTGGCCGTCAAGGTCATGACCGCTGAGTTCAGCAAGGACCCGGTCTTCCGGGAGCGCATGAAGCGCGAGGCCCGCATCGCCGGGCGCCTACAGGAACCGCACGTGGTGCCGATCCACGACTACGGCGAGATCGACGGCCAGATGTACCTCGAAATGCGTCTCATCGAGGGCACCGACCTGGACAGCGTGCTCAAACGTTACGGCCCGCTGACCCCGCCGCGCGCGGTCGCGATCATCACCCAGATCGCCTCAGCCCTGGATGCCGCGCACTCCGCCGGGGTCATGCACCGCGACGTCAAACCCCCCAACATCCTGGTCACCCGCGACGACTTCGCCTACCTGGTCGACTTCGGCATCGCCAGCGCCACCACCGACGAGAAGCTCACCAAGATGGGCACCGCCGTCGGGACCTGGAAATACATGGCCCCGGAACGGTTTTCCAACGACGAGGTCACCTACCGCGCCGACATCTACTCGCTGGCCTGCGTGCTCTACGAATGCCTGACCGGCGGTCCGCCGTACCGCGCCGACAGCGCGGGGTCCCTGGTCACGGCGCATTTGATGAACCCGGTTCCGCAGGTCAGCACCGCACGCGCCGGCATCCCCAAGAGCTTCGACTCCGTCATCGCCCGCGGCATGGCCAAAAAGCCCGAGGACCGCTACGCCAGTGCGGGTGACCTGGCGCTGGCCGCCCACGAAGCTCTGAGCTCGCCCGACCAGGACCACGCGGAGAACATCCTGCGTCGCAGCCAGGAAGCCACGCTGCCCGGTCCGCCGACCGCGATGTCGCCACCCACCATGCCCGCCGGCGCGCTCGCTCCGCCGCAGCGCCCGGGACCGCCAAGTGCCCCGCCACCATCGTCGCGGCCGCCCGCCCCGCAGTACAGCGGTAGCTCCGGACCGTCGGGGCCCCCAGGTGCGGCACCAGGTCCGGCACAGCAGCAGCGGCCGTCCACGCCGTCCGGCCATCCCGCGTGGAACCCCGTCAGTGGACCGATTCCGGCCGCGGGCCCGCACCCGCAGAACAATCCTCCGTATCACCAGAGCGGCGGTTGGGGCGCCGGACCGCCGAGCACGCCGATGTCATCTGGCCCGATCCCGTCGGCGTGGAGCCAGGGCCACCCGCCCCAGCCGGCACCAGCCAAGCGCAATCTTTGGCCCATCATCGCCGCAACCGCCATCGTGGCGGTGCTCGTCGTCGCGGGGGTGATCATCTGGCAAGTCGCCCAACCGGATCCGGCGCCCAAACTCAAACCCGTCGCCGAGGACCGGTTGAGTTCGCTGCTGCTGACGGCCTCAGAGGTCAACGCGGTGATGGGTTCATCGACGATGCAGCCCGGCAAGCCGATCACGACGGTGGACTCCTCACCGGTGACGATGTCGATCCCCGACTGCCAAGGTGCCGTGTACGGCAGTCAGGGTCCGGCGTATGCCGGTAGCGGCTACACCGGGATCAGCGGGTTGGTCTCGTCCGAGCCGGGTGACAGTTACGACCACTGGGTCAACCAGGCCGCCGTCACCTTTCCGACCGCAGACAAAGCAAAGTCTTTCCTGCAGAGCTCGCTGAACAGATGGAAGGGCTGCGCGGGCAAGACTGTCAGCGTCACCAACTCGGGCAAGACCTATCGATGGACCTTCTCCGAGGTCCGGGGGACCTCGCCGAAGATCACGGTGATCGACGCTCAGGAAGGCGCCA harbors:
- a CDS encoding serine/threonine-protein kinase PknH/PknJ, with product MSDTQSSRVGSMFGPYELKRLLGRGGMGEVYEAEHTVKEWTVAVKVMTAEFSKDPVFRERMKREARIAGRLQEPHVVPIHDYGEIDGQMYLEMRLIEGTDLDSVLKRYGPLTPPRAVAIITQIASALDAAHSAGVMHRDVKPPNILVTRDDFAYLVDFGIASATTDEKLTKMGTAVGTWKYMAPERFSNDEVTYRADIYSLACVLYECLTGGPPYRADSAGSLVTAHLMNPVPQVSTARAGIPKSFDSVIARGMAKKPEDRYASAGDLALAAHEALSSPDQDHAENILRRSQEATLPGPPTAMSPPTMPAGALAPPQRPGPPSAPPPSSRPPAPQYSGSSGPSGPPGAAPGPAQQQRPSTPSGHPAWNPVSGPIPAAGPHPQNNPPYHQSGGWGAGPPSTPMSSGPIPSAWSQGHPPQPAPAKRNLWPIIAATAIVAVLVVAGVIIWQVAQPDPAPKLKPVAEDRLSSLLLTASEVNAVMGSSTMQPGKPITTVDSSPVTMSIPDCQGAVYGSQGPAYAGSGYTGISGLVSSEPGDSYDHWVNQAAVTFPTADKAKSFLQSSLNRWKGCAGKTVSVTNSGKTYRWTFSEVRGTSPKITVIDAQEGANGWECQRAMEVANNVIVDVNACGYQITDQGGQIADKIVAKVNKEK